The following are from one region of the Halobacteriovorax vibrionivorans genome:
- a CDS encoding 50S ribosomal protein L25, with translation MSKMTNKLTQLKIEDRDLHTKTHELRDMGLIPGTMYGPNVENTPVRASELDLKKAISKTGEVYEVKSKKRTIFVKFEEIQRDPVSKELVHFSLVELPKGETNEVEVPIVAMGEPAGRKKGGVLVLMHDNITLSGTPKDMPAKVEIDVSGLDIAENLTVADMKLPKKVEAMMDMEEVIAICRPPAKEESTEEESSDEMMLES, from the coding sequence ATGAGCAAAATGACTAATAAATTAACTCAACTAAAAATAGAAGATCGTGATCTACATACAAAGACTCACGAATTACGTGATATGGGATTAATCCCAGGGACAATGTATGGACCAAATGTTGAGAATACTCCTGTTAGAGCATCTGAATTAGACCTTAAAAAGGCCATCAGTAAAACAGGTGAGGTCTATGAAGTTAAGTCAAAGAAACGTACTATCTTTGTAAAGTTTGAAGAAATACAAAGAGACCCTGTTTCAAAGGAACTTGTTCACTTCTCTCTTGTTGAATTACCTAAAGGTGAAACAAATGAGGTTGAAGTACCTATTGTTGCAATGGGTGAGCCAGCTGGACGTAAGAAAGGTGGTGTGCTTGTTTTAATGCACGATAATATCACTCTTAGCGGTACTCCAAAAGATATGCCTGCAAAGGTTGAAATTGATGTTTCAGGGCTTGATATTGCGGAGAATTTAACCGTAGCTGATATGAAGTTACCTAAGAAGGTTGAGGCAATGATGGACATGGAAGAAGTTATTGCTATATGTCGACCACCTGCTAAAGAGGAATCAACAGAAGAAGAGAGCTCTGATGAGATGATGCTAGAGTCATAA
- a CDS encoding ATP-binding protein produces MTLVINFALILLIFFFQIETNSFFILGSSLVIPAGICTLYLYKKYDSTFLFRLYIFFITFVLLNYRAYELQSHSSALLPWFIAFFVISVQTVDYKSSFLILVSNLLVMSYGYFYGTVFEGFLALKYQIIVNQIYPTLLIVIFLLYKKLIERLKEKEVELFQKKDVISKMIITLSREINSPLTVAKLTVNKLRRECDDESVDRIEESLNRITKVTHLIEDINELKEVEYGEGKMYDLYNSVRNKGRSKKDILS; encoded by the coding sequence ATGACCTTAGTAATTAACTTTGCATTAATTCTCTTAATTTTCTTCTTTCAAATTGAAACGAATTCATTCTTCATTCTAGGCTCATCACTCGTTATCCCGGCCGGGATATGCACTCTCTATCTCTACAAGAAATATGATAGTACCTTTTTATTTCGCTTATATATATTCTTTATTACTTTTGTCCTTTTAAACTACAGAGCCTATGAACTACAATCACATTCAAGTGCATTACTTCCATGGTTTATTGCTTTCTTTGTTATTAGTGTTCAGACAGTAGATTATAAGTCTTCATTTCTCATACTTGTGAGTAATCTCCTTGTAATGAGTTATGGCTACTTCTATGGGACTGTCTTCGAAGGTTTCCTCGCGCTGAAATATCAGATAATCGTCAACCAGATATATCCAACACTTCTTATCGTTATCTTTTTGCTTTATAAGAAATTAATAGAAAGATTAAAGGAAAAAGAAGTTGAACTGTTCCAAAAGAAAGACGTTATATCTAAAATGATTATTACCCTATCTCGAGAAATTAACTCACCTCTTACAGTTGCAAAGCTTACTGTTAATAAGCTTAGAAGAGAATGTGATGATGAATCAGTGGATCGAATTGAAGAGAGTCTAAATCGAATCACAAAAGTCACTCATCTAATCGAGGATATTAACGAGCTAAAAGAAGTGGAATATGGTGAAGGAAAAATGTATGACCTTTATAACTCTGTCAGAAATAAAGGTCGTTCAAAAAAAGATATTCTATCTTAA
- a CDS encoding OsmC family protein has product MSVYTTSSHGESKNDNMEISASGIEGKIRSTAPREFQGPDFQGDQNQWSPEDLFSASISSCYLLSFKELAKARKLDWDKIDVKADATLDRKDGRMAFTSVEIKPELVVKNKKDVDKYMKLLEETKDKCLVTNTVNCSLKLNPKIKVA; this is encoded by the coding sequence ATGAGTGTTTACACAACGAGTTCACATGGTGAAAGTAAAAATGACAACATGGAAATTTCAGCTTCTGGAATTGAAGGTAAAATTCGTTCAACAGCTCCACGAGAGTTTCAAGGTCCTGACTTTCAAGGAGATCAAAATCAGTGGTCACCTGAGGACCTATTCTCAGCAAGTATTTCGAGTTGTTATCTATTAAGCTTTAAAGAATTGGCAAAGGCCCGAAAATTAGACTGGGATAAAATTGACGTTAAAGCGGATGCAACTTTAGATCGTAAAGACGGACGTATGGCCTTTACTTCGGTAGAGATTAAGCCTGAGTTAGTAGTCAAAAATAAAAAGGATGTCGATAAGTATATGAAGTTACTTGAAGAAACTAAGGATAAGTGTTTAGTAACAAATACTGTTAATTGCTCTTTAAAATTAAATCCAAAAATAAAGGTAGCATAA
- the hemN gene encoding oxygen-independent coproporphyrinogen III oxidase, whose translation MKSHDLERKYNIPVPRYTSYPAVPHWNGAPCEGIWLGHLKDHYDPAQGVELYIHVPFCEKLCYYCGCHRVISKNKDRGLEYVNYLIKEWKLYKKKLGDIKIASIHLGGGTPNFLTVEAFTNLFNELSPSFKEEEFKGSIEIDPRTCTKEQLDMYKSFGIERLSMGVQDFDEKVQLAIGRVQPYEKVKELVDYAREIGIADINFDLIYGLPFQSTNTITETIEKVLTLNPLQIAFYSYAHLPSRIKNQRLIPEEGLLHGMEKRALYEKGKELLAINHYEEIGLDHFAKDDSSLAKAKKEGRLRRNFMGHTHKTSSMIIGLGCSSISSSIKSFAQNEKEVKEYYNKINSGLLAIRSGHTQSSQDLEVEEIMQDFFATNSIDKKSWKKLNHASIIKQKLDELQEDGLIEEGDRFLVTEKGRPFMRNIASIFDHHLLESKQNSGSTSL comes from the coding sequence ATGAAATCTCATGATCTTGAAAGAAAGTACAACATCCCAGTTCCTCGCTATACAAGCTATCCTGCCGTCCCCCATTGGAATGGGGCCCCATGTGAAGGTATTTGGCTTGGACACCTTAAGGATCATTATGATCCAGCTCAGGGAGTGGAATTATACATACATGTTCCTTTCTGTGAGAAGCTTTGTTACTACTGTGGCTGCCATCGTGTTATTTCCAAGAATAAAGATCGTGGCCTTGAATATGTGAACTACCTAATAAAGGAATGGAAGCTATATAAGAAGAAGCTAGGAGATATCAAAATCGCCTCGATTCATCTAGGAGGAGGAACTCCAAACTTCTTAACAGTAGAGGCCTTTACAAATTTATTTAATGAGTTATCTCCAAGCTTCAAAGAGGAAGAATTTAAAGGATCAATAGAAATTGATCCACGTACATGCACTAAAGAACAACTCGATATGTATAAGAGCTTTGGAATTGAACGACTCTCAATGGGAGTCCAAGACTTTGATGAAAAAGTGCAACTCGCAATAGGAAGAGTTCAGCCTTATGAGAAAGTAAAAGAGCTTGTAGATTATGCTAGAGAAATTGGAATTGCAGATATAAATTTTGATTTAATCTACGGTCTTCCTTTTCAATCAACAAATACAATCACAGAAACTATAGAAAAAGTATTAACTCTGAACCCATTACAAATCGCTTTTTATAGTTATGCTCACCTTCCATCAAGAATCAAGAATCAAAGACTCATTCCAGAAGAGGGCCTACTACACGGTATGGAAAAGAGAGCACTTTATGAAAAAGGAAAAGAGCTTCTTGCCATTAATCATTACGAAGAAATTGGATTAGATCATTTTGCAAAAGATGATAGCAGCTTGGCCAAGGCCAAAAAAGAAGGTCGTTTAAGACGTAATTTTATGGGACATACACATAAGACATCGTCTATGATCATAGGTCTCGGTTGCTCATCAATCTCTTCTTCAATTAAAAGCTTTGCTCAAAATGAGAAGGAAGTTAAAGAATATTATAATAAGATTAATAGTGGCCTTCTTGCCATTAGATCTGGTCATACACAATCATCCCAAGATCTTGAAGTAGAAGAAATCATGCAAGACTTCTTTGCAACTAATAGCATTGATAAGAAATCATGGAAAAAACTTAATCATGCAAGCATCATTAAACAAAAACTAGATGAGCTGCAAGAAGATGGCCTTATCGAAGAAGGTGATCGTTTTCTCGTAACAGAAAAAGGGAGACCTTTTATGAGAAATATCGCCAGTATCTTTGATCATCATTTACTAGAATCAAAGCAAAATAGTGGCTCGACATCCCTTTAA
- a CDS encoding manganese efflux pump MntP, with amino-acid sequence MINYFEVVVIGLVLCADSFSAAVAMGARPHKFSDSIKFAFSSGGAEALVAFLGAIAGAKVIAQFDYIDHWISFGLLTAVAIHMAYEGYEELSGKHEDEEEKPKEFHSIFKVILVSFATSLDAFAVGVTIGASGKVLTPYIISIGGWAFCSTIVGMSIAKRASDKLGPIFSIIAAIILQSLAVKFLLEGL; translated from the coding sequence ATGATTAATTATTTTGAAGTTGTAGTTATTGGGCTTGTCCTTTGTGCGGATTCTTTTTCTGCTGCTGTTGCAATGGGAGCTCGTCCTCATAAGTTTAGTGATTCGATAAAATTTGCTTTCTCTTCAGGTGGTGCAGAAGCGCTAGTTGCATTCTTAGGTGCCATTGCTGGTGCGAAAGTTATTGCACAATTTGATTATATTGATCACTGGATATCGTTTGGACTCTTAACTGCTGTTGCCATTCATATGGCCTATGAAGGTTATGAAGAATTGAGTGGTAAGCACGAAGATGAGGAAGAAAAACCAAAAGAATTCCACAGTATTTTTAAAGTAATACTCGTTTCATTTGCTACAAGTCTTGACGCCTTTGCTGTTGGTGTGACAATTGGTGCATCAGGAAAGGTGCTAACTCCATATATTATCTCCATCGGTGGATGGGCATTTTGTTCAACAATTGTTGGAATGAGCATTGCAAAACGTGCTTCAGATAAGCTTGGGCCTATTTTTAGCATTATTGCAGCAATTATTCTTCAAAGTCTGGCGGTTAAGTTCCTTCTAGAGGGATTATAA
- a CDS encoding sensor histidine kinase yields the protein MDQFINVFGEFKNSEEEREYLENAWNKDSFYTRYSYLTCCILMLFAGLFADYQRTFFYGSPNILTALRVGLVAYGLYFVYSWRNKAYSEKVEVHLFYIKLLSVIIVAALTFMVQGRSSTLLAGVMIMTTSFYVMLPGRLKCIIWNCVLLFLVFLTVPLLHPEADLANHGYRVFILVSLNIVLFAFRSMFNRAWRLFHISNRRLAEMNKTKDDVISTIAHDLKSPLQVIMSSAQAVTRSNRELSTERIQSYQNRILKAARKTDNLLRDLLSWAITSNESLGYDPKDTNIKPTIEKAIEFAIELAQTKELDIDVDLEDYVLNHDSVMIETCIRNIISNAIKFTPEGGKINVKGQHDENGYQIEVVDQGEGVPDVVINGLASGNTFHVKQGTKGEKGTGIGLKLVHSFLEKHNAKLLIENLPDCGSRVTLNLPLV from the coding sequence TTGGATCAATTTATAAATGTCTTTGGAGAGTTTAAAAACTCTGAAGAAGAGAGAGAGTATTTAGAAAATGCTTGGAATAAGGACTCTTTCTATACTCGTTACTCTTATCTCACTTGTTGTATTTTGATGCTTTTTGCTGGCCTTTTCGCTGATTACCAAAGGACATTCTTTTATGGTTCTCCCAATATACTTACAGCTCTAAGAGTGGGGCTTGTAGCATATGGACTCTACTTTGTTTATTCGTGGAGAAATAAGGCATATAGTGAAAAAGTTGAGGTCCATCTTTTTTATATTAAACTTCTATCAGTCATTATCGTTGCTGCTCTAACATTTATGGTTCAAGGAAGAAGTTCAACACTTCTTGCTGGTGTTATGATTATGACGACTTCATTCTATGTCATGCTTCCTGGGCGACTAAAATGCATCATTTGGAATTGTGTTCTCTTGTTTTTAGTATTTTTAACAGTTCCTCTTTTACATCCTGAAGCAGACTTAGCAAATCATGGTTATCGCGTTTTTATTCTCGTTTCTTTAAATATTGTTCTCTTTGCTTTTCGTTCTATGTTTAATCGCGCTTGGCGACTTTTTCATATTTCAAATAGACGACTTGCTGAAATGAATAAGACTAAAGATGATGTCATCTCAACAATTGCACATGATCTAAAGAGTCCTCTTCAAGTGATTATGTCTTCAGCTCAAGCTGTAACACGCTCAAATCGAGAACTAAGTACGGAAAGAATTCAAAGCTATCAAAATAGAATTTTAAAAGCAGCTCGTAAAACAGATAATCTCTTAAGAGACCTCTTATCTTGGGCCATAACAAGTAATGAAAGTTTAGGCTATGATCCAAAAGATACAAATATAAAGCCAACAATTGAGAAGGCCATTGAATTTGCAATTGAATTGGCCCAGACAAAAGAACTTGATATTGATGTCGACCTTGAAGATTATGTTCTAAATCACGATAGCGTTATGATTGAGACTTGTATTAGAAATATTATTTCCAACGCAATCAAATTCACTCCTGAAGGTGGAAAGATTAATGTCAAAGGTCAACATGATGAAAATGGATATCAGATTGAAGTTGTTGATCAAGGAGAAGGCGTTCCTGATGTTGTCATCAATGGACTTGCAAGTGGTAACACATTCCATGTTAAGCAAGGAACGAAAGGTGAGAAGGGAACTGGTATTGGCTTAAAATTAGTTCATTCATTCTTGGAAAAACATAACGCAAAATTATTAATTGAAAACTTACCAGATTGTGGGTCTCGAGTAACTCTAAACCTACCTCTTGTTTAA
- the ahpF gene encoding alkyl hydroperoxide reductase subunit F: MLDNAIIEQLKSVYANLESEIGLVYSESSNSKQQELVEMLESIAGTSPKISTKSSGETYDYPHFEIQVNGKANGIKFSGIPGGHEFTSLILAILNSDLKGKLPDDMIINRIKALKGSIDLKTYISLSCENCPDIVQALNLMAIYKEDFTHEMIDGEFVQDEIKELKIQGVPSVIHDKDLVHSGKSSLVDLLEKLEERFGKDESSTSNETKDLGEYDVIVIGGGPAGASSAVYTARKGLKTAIITDRVGGQMQDTKGIENFISVPYTEGPELSAALGKHVSEYDIKLLEHRRVDNIENGELKTLFLNSGEVVKTKSLIIATGAKWRELGVEGEKDYLGRGVAYCPHCDGPYYKGKDVSVIGGGNSGVEAAIDLAGIVKSVTVVEFAPELKADQVLIDKLESLKNVTIIKNARTDKVIGDGEKVVALEYEDRDSGDIKKIDLDGVFVQIGLVPNTAFLGDLVEKNKFGEIIVTDKCRTNQERIYAAGDVTTVPYKQIIISMGEGAKAGLTAFEDLMLS, encoded by the coding sequence ATGTTAGATAACGCAATCATTGAACAATTAAAATCAGTCTATGCTAATTTAGAAAGTGAGATTGGACTTGTGTACAGTGAATCTAGCAATTCAAAGCAACAAGAGCTTGTAGAGATGCTAGAGAGCATCGCAGGTACTTCTCCTAAAATAAGTACAAAGTCGAGTGGGGAGACTTATGATTACCCACATTTTGAAATTCAAGTTAATGGGAAGGCAAATGGAATTAAATTTTCAGGGATCCCTGGAGGACATGAGTTTACCTCTTTAATCCTGGCCATTTTAAATAGTGATCTAAAAGGGAAGCTCCCTGATGATATGATCATTAATCGAATAAAAGCTCTTAAAGGATCAATAGATCTTAAGACATATATTTCTCTTTCATGTGAAAACTGCCCTGATATTGTTCAGGCCTTAAACTTAATGGCCATTTATAAGGAAGATTTTACTCATGAAATGATTGATGGTGAATTCGTCCAAGACGAAATTAAGGAGTTGAAAATTCAAGGTGTACCAAGTGTTATTCACGATAAAGACCTTGTACATTCTGGTAAGTCATCACTTGTTGATCTCCTTGAGAAGTTAGAAGAGCGCTTTGGCAAAGATGAGAGCTCAACTTCAAATGAAACTAAGGATCTTGGAGAGTATGATGTCATTGTTATTGGTGGTGGACCTGCTGGTGCGTCTTCTGCTGTTTATACAGCAAGAAAAGGCCTAAAGACTGCCATTATCACTGATCGTGTTGGTGGTCAGATGCAAGATACTAAGGGAATCGAAAATTTTATTTCTGTTCCATATACTGAAGGCCCTGAGCTTTCAGCTGCACTTGGAAAACATGTTTCAGAATACGATATTAAGCTACTAGAACATCGTCGTGTTGATAATATTGAAAATGGAGAGCTTAAGACTTTATTTTTAAATAGTGGTGAAGTGGTTAAAACAAAGTCTCTTATTATTGCAACGGGTGCTAAGTGGCGCGAGCTAGGAGTTGAAGGAGAAAAAGACTATCTAGGACGTGGTGTTGCTTATTGTCCTCACTGTGATGGACCTTATTATAAAGGCAAGGATGTAAGTGTAATCGGTGGCGGAAACTCTGGAGTTGAAGCAGCGATCGATCTTGCTGGAATTGTTAAGTCTGTAACGGTTGTGGAGTTTGCTCCTGAGTTAAAGGCCGACCAAGTTTTAATTGATAAGTTAGAGTCACTAAAGAATGTAACAATTATTAAAAATGCTCGAACAGATAAAGTTATTGGAGACGGTGAAAAGGTTGTGGCCCTTGAATATGAGGACCGTGATTCTGGAGATATTAAAAAGATTGATCTCGATGGAGTCTTTGTCCAAATTGGGCTCGTTCCAAATACCGCTTTCTTAGGTGATCTTGTGGAAAAAAATAAATTTGGTGAAATTATTGTGACTGATAAATGTCGCACGAATCAAGAAAGAATTTATGCGGCAGGTGATGTTACAACTGTTCCGTATAAGCAAATTATTATTTCAATGGGTGAGGGGGCCAAGGCCGGACTTACTGCATTTGAAGATTTAATGCTGTCATAA
- a CDS encoding carbonic anhydrase yields MDIKNIFKNNKEWVKAKLNEDEKFFEKLGAGQNPNYLYIGCSDSRVTAEEVMGAGPGEVFVHRNIANMVISIDLNVMSVLNYAVEHLKVDHIIVCGHYGCGGVKAAMESQDLGILNPWLRNIRDVYRTHKTELNNIKDEDKRYERLVELNVQEQCINAIKTAAVQKANRERGLKVYGWVFDVHSGELKDLNIDFDKILSEIMEIYHLD; encoded by the coding sequence ATGGATATCAAAAATATCTTCAAAAATAATAAAGAATGGGTGAAGGCAAAGCTTAACGAGGATGAGAAATTCTTTGAAAAGTTAGGTGCGGGCCAAAACCCGAATTATCTTTATATCGGATGCTCAGATAGTCGAGTAACTGCTGAAGAAGTTATGGGGGCCGGTCCTGGAGAGGTTTTTGTTCATCGTAATATTGCCAATATGGTTATAAGTATTGATCTAAACGTCATGAGTGTTCTAAACTACGCTGTTGAACATCTTAAAGTTGACCATATCATCGTTTGCGGGCATTACGGATGTGGTGGAGTAAAGGCCGCAATGGAAAGCCAAGACCTTGGTATTCTTAATCCATGGCTTAGAAATATCAGAGATGTATATCGCACTCACAAAACTGAACTCAATAATATTAAAGACGAAGATAAGCGATATGAGCGCCTTGTTGAGCTAAATGTTCAGGAACAATGTATCAATGCCATAAAGACTGCTGCTGTTCAAAAAGCAAACCGTGAAAGAGGGCTTAAGGTCTATGGTTGGGTTTTTGATGTTCATTCAGGTGAGCTCAAGGATCTCAACATCGATTTTGATAAGATTCTTAGTGAAATCATGGAGATATATCATCTCGACTAA
- the ahpC gene encoding alkyl hydroperoxide reductase subunit C translates to MQTLINTKVQDFSVQAYVNDDFKTVTAKDLEGKWSILFFYPADFTFVCPTELGDMADKYEEFQKMGVEVYSVSTDTHFTHKAWHDASETIKKIKYPMLADPTGQLTRAFGVHIEEEGLAYRGTFLINPAGEIKLAEVQDNGIGRNADELMRKVQAAQFIAEHPDEVCPAKWKPGSETLKPGLDLVGKI, encoded by the coding sequence GTGCAAACTTTAATCAACACAAAAGTACAAGACTTTTCTGTACAAGCTTACGTAAACGATGACTTTAAAACAGTTACAGCAAAAGACCTAGAAGGAAAATGGTCTATCCTTTTCTTCTATCCTGCTGACTTTACTTTCGTATGTCCAACTGAGCTAGGTGACATGGCAGATAAGTACGAAGAATTCCAAAAAATGGGTGTAGAAGTTTACTCTGTATCAACAGATACTCACTTCACTCACAAAGCATGGCATGATGCTTCTGAAACAATCAAGAAGATCAAGTACCCAATGCTTGCAGACCCAACTGGTCAATTAACTAGAGCATTTGGTGTTCATATTGAAGAAGAAGGTCTTGCTTATAGAGGGACTTTCCTAATCAACCCAGCTGGTGAAATTAAGCTTGCTGAAGTTCAAGACAACGGAATTGGACGTAACGCTGATGAACTAATGAGAAAAGTTCAAGCTGCTCAATTTATTGCTGAGCACCCAGATGAAGTTTGTCCAGCTAAGTGGAAGCCAGGTTCGGAAACACTTAAGCCAGGTCTAGACCTTGTAGGTAAAATCTAG
- a CDS encoding sensor histidine kinase, whose product MQSHSTELLTWTLAFFIVMVYTTSLKVAITILISNLSLIVYNTQYGEAYVWLLPLKYQLIIHKIYPTLIIAFILFYKKLSEVAKTNELERFNKRDVISKMIITLSHEINNPLAIAKLTVNKLKRKSENEIMNKMDENLDQISKITHLIKDISDLKEVEHGDRRIFDLYSTISTKDKSAKT is encoded by the coding sequence ATGCAGTCCCACTCGACAGAATTACTGACATGGACTCTCGCTTTCTTCATCGTCATGGTTTACACGACAAGCTTAAAAGTTGCCATTACTATATTGATAAGTAATTTATCGCTAATAGTTTATAATACACAATATGGTGAAGCCTATGTGTGGCTACTACCACTAAAATATCAATTAATAATTCATAAGATCTACCCCACCCTAATTATTGCCTTTATCCTTTTCTATAAAAAATTGTCAGAAGTTGCCAAGACAAACGAACTAGAGCGTTTTAATAAAAGAGACGTGATATCAAAAATGATAATCACTTTATCTCATGAAATTAATAATCCATTGGCAATCGCAAAACTCACTGTAAATAAACTTAAAAGAAAAAGTGAAAATGAAATTATGAATAAGATGGATGAAAACCTAGATCAGATTTCTAAAATCACACATCTTATAAAAGACATAAGCGACTTGAAAGAAGTGGAGCATGGTGACAGAAGAATCTTCGATCTCTATAGTACTATCAGTACAAAAGATAAGTCGGCAAAGACTTAG
- a CDS encoding LysR family transcriptional regulator: MYKINFNHLKYFLTIAEEGSIVKASKRLNITQPALSHQLRLLEEDLEKKLFDRLGKKLVLNDNGIVVMEYARKIFRHSEEMIQYLKSNNDDFITIIKVGTVPWVPNDVIYDFLKPLIINPHLKIQIYQKDLDSLYKDIANNKLDLILSDTEYTGRSKKLIAHKLKAEPLVCVAASKNSFKGKFPNCLSNKKVINYPEICVLGRNIEDYFEINNLSVKIVSEFTDSSLIKSAVEHGGVAAFLPRSVVKQSLKEKRLIKLGQDKNLVFNLWAITSGDISKENALAQRIVKYRGS; the protein is encoded by the coding sequence ATGTATAAGATCAATTTCAATCATCTCAAGTACTTCCTGACAATTGCAGAAGAGGGCTCAATTGTTAAAGCTTCTAAGAGGCTTAATATTACTCAACCAGCACTGAGTCATCAATTGCGTTTACTAGAAGAAGATCTTGAGAAGAAACTATTTGACCGCTTGGGCAAGAAGCTTGTTTTAAACGACAATGGAATTGTCGTTATGGAGTATGCACGAAAAATCTTTCGACACTCAGAGGAGATGATTCAATATCTCAAGTCTAATAATGATGATTTTATAACAATTATAAAAGTTGGAACTGTTCCATGGGTACCTAATGATGTTATCTATGACTTTCTAAAACCACTTATCATCAATCCACATTTAAAAATACAAATCTATCAAAAGGACCTCGACTCCCTTTATAAAGATATAGCAAATAACAAACTAGACTTAATCCTCTCGGATACTGAGTATACAGGCCGCTCAAAGAAGCTCATTGCTCACAAATTAAAGGCAGAACCATTAGTTTGTGTTGCAGCTTCTAAAAATAGCTTTAAGGGAAAATTTCCAAATTGCTTAAGTAATAAGAAAGTAATTAATTATCCAGAGATCTGTGTACTTGGACGCAATATTGAAGACTATTTTGAAATTAATAATCTTTCGGTAAAGATTGTTAGTGAATTTACAGACTCATCTTTAATAAAGTCTGCTGTCGAGCACGGTGGAGTTGCCGCATTTCTACCTAGAAGTGTTGTAAAGCAAAGCTTGAAAGAGAAGAGGTTGATAAAGCTTGGACAAGATAAGAATCTAGTCTTTAACTTATGGGCCATCACAAGTGGAGATATTTCAAAAGAAAATGCTCTTGCTCAAAGAATTGTAAAATATAGAGGCAGTTAA
- a CDS encoding NAD-dependent epimerase/dehydratase family protein, with translation MKITIAGASGFIGHHLIQKLNGIHDVRGLGRSRSSSNRPNEASFEWRSCDLFSYQSIKNSLEDTDVAVYLVHSMLPSSKLFQGSFQDTDLVLADNFAKACVKNNVKQIVYLGGLVPDGETSTHLKSRLEVEEVFQTCKIPTTILRAGMIVGNGGSSFEILKNLVLNLPAMILPSWTKSRTQLVYIDDLTDIFKKVVGNPKFYNKCLNIVNGEKVTYEQLIRETATHIGKKCLMIPVPINYLSLSKWWVSTFGEAPFELVAPLVDSLKCHLPVVEVNEDIKDCINYPTYKSMLEKISTNKFEKSKRYKKRRFEHKNVRSIQRLDNPSHLDMQRVAQEYMNWLPRYIHSIVYVEQDDEIVKFKLIGLKKSLLALKKISNTSNLNRVKFHIVGGLLSGSKNTGWLEFRAVAEGRYTIVSVNEFRPYLPWYLYRYTQAVVHLWVMRSFNNYLNHLKIS, from the coding sequence ATGAAAATTACTATCGCTGGTGCTTCTGGCTTTATAGGTCATCATCTTATTCAAAAACTTAATGGGATTCATGATGTTAGAGGCCTTGGTCGATCTCGTAGTTCCTCTAATCGTCCGAATGAGGCGAGTTTTGAGTGGAGGTCATGTGATCTTTTCTCTTACCAGAGTATTAAAAATTCTCTAGAAGATACTGATGTTGCAGTATACCTTGTCCATTCAATGTTGCCATCATCAAAATTATTTCAAGGAAGTTTTCAAGATACAGATTTAGTACTAGCAGATAACTTTGCCAAGGCCTGTGTAAAAAATAATGTAAAGCAGATCGTTTATCTTGGTGGGTTAGTTCCGGATGGAGAAACAAGTACTCACTTAAAAAGTCGTTTAGAAGTTGAAGAAGTTTTCCAGACTTGTAAAATCCCTACGACAATTTTAAGAGCGGGAATGATTGTTGGAAATGGTGGATCTTCTTTTGAAATTTTAAAAAATCTTGTTCTAAACCTTCCTGCAATGATTCTGCCATCCTGGACGAAGAGTCGTACTCAGCTTGTTTATATAGATGACTTAACAGATATTTTCAAAAAAGTAGTAGGCAACCCAAAGTTCTATAATAAGTGCCTTAATATTGTTAATGGCGAAAAGGTCACTTATGAACAATTAATAAGAGAGACGGCCACTCATATTGGAAAGAAGTGTCTAATGATACCTGTTCCAATTAATTATTTAAGCCTTTCAAAATGGTGGGTGAGTACTTTTGGTGAGGCCCCTTTTGAATTAGTTGCTCCTCTTGTGGATAGCCTTAAATGTCATTTACCAGTAGTTGAGGTGAATGAAGATATTAAGGACTGTATAAATTATCCAACATATAAGTCTATGCTAGAGAAGATCTCAACTAATAAGTTTGAAAAATCAAAACGTTATAAAAAGCGTCGATTTGAACATAAGAATGTCCGATCAATTCAGCGCTTAGACAATCCGTCTCATTTAGATATGCAAAGAGTGGCCCAAGAGTATATGAATTGGCTCCCACGCTATATTCACTCGATTGTTTATGTGGAGCAAGATGATGAGATTGTTAAATTCAAATTGATAGGGTTAAAAAAGTCTCTACTTGCTCTTAAGAAAATCTCAAATACCTCAAACCTTAATCGAGTTAAATTTCATATTGTAGGAGGTCTATTGTCTGGCTCAAAGAATACTGGCTGGCTCGAGTTTCGCGCTGTTGCCGAAGGACGCTACACAATAGTATCGGTTAATGAATTTAGGCCATATTTACCTTGGTATCTTTATCGCTATACACAAGCAGTTGTTCATTTATGGGTCATGAGGTCATTTAATAATTATTTGAATCATTTAAAAATCTCTTAA